In the Candidatus Methylomirabilota bacterium genome, one interval contains:
- a CDS encoding ATP-dependent DNA helicase RecQ gives MIASGAAQPALPSGLDLDAGLHRLGYAAFRVGQREAIETLLASGRLLLVAPTGGGKSLIYQLPAVLLDGTTLVISPLISLMQDQVEALDARGVPATYLASTVDVGEMRRRMGMIARGACRLVYVAPERLTFPGFRALVKDLRCPLVAVDEAHCISEWGHDFRPEYLEIGGLLSELSSARVLACTATATPVVRDEILARLGLPADTPQVVQGFARPNLSLRAVEVEDKRERTRRVDAALAEALGSPGQGRGAAIVYAPTRRAAEEEGARLTSAGWRARVYHAGMSPTAREDAQRAFADGRAEVVVATNAFGMGIDRADVRAVIHLGPPGSIEAYYQEVGRAGRDGADALGLLLISSRDLPLRRALIERGAEGATPDPAVVEHKWGLFLELIRWAEGGSCRHDAILRYFGDEAETLHGCGRCDVCRALGDDAPTQVPEAVSLFVRKALSGVARVHGRFGLQTVVALIHGDPDPRLDRAGLAATPTFGNLREQPREWLTRLLRRCVTAGWVSFAGADRPVVILTEEGRAVMKGDRPARLLLPAVAATPAVVQGTRAPRRPAAPRAAGPRVADIDELDAAGQALFQALRAWRLTVAREASIAPFIVASDRTLRDIARLRPRTPDELAMAYGIGRQKAERYGLAVLRVVAEVART, from the coding sequence GTGATCGCGAGCGGCGCGGCCCAGCCGGCGCTCCCTTCGGGGCTCGACCTCGATGCGGGGCTCCACCGGCTGGGCTACGCCGCCTTTCGCGTGGGCCAGCGCGAGGCGATCGAGACCTTGCTGGCATCGGGCCGCCTGCTCCTCGTCGCGCCGACCGGCGGCGGCAAGAGCCTCATCTACCAGCTTCCCGCCGTGCTCCTCGACGGCACCACGCTCGTCATCTCGCCCCTGATCTCGCTCATGCAGGACCAGGTCGAGGCGCTCGACGCCCGCGGCGTCCCGGCGACCTACCTCGCCTCTACCGTCGACGTCGGCGAGATGCGGCGGCGCATGGGCATGATCGCCCGCGGCGCCTGCAGGCTCGTCTACGTCGCCCCCGAGCGGCTGACCTTCCCCGGCTTTCGCGCCCTCGTGAAAGACCTCCGCTGCCCCCTCGTGGCGGTGGATGAAGCCCACTGCATCAGCGAGTGGGGGCACGACTTCCGGCCGGAGTATCTCGAGATCGGCGGGCTGCTCTCCGAGTTGTCCTCGGCCCGCGTGCTCGCGTGCACGGCCACGGCCACGCCCGTGGTGCGCGACGAGATCCTGGCGCGCCTCGGCCTGCCGGCGGACACGCCGCAGGTCGTGCAGGGATTCGCGCGGCCCAACCTGTCGCTGCGCGCGGTCGAGGTCGAGGACAAGCGCGAGCGCACTCGACGCGTCGACGCCGCCCTCGCTGAGGCGCTCGGCTCGCCCGGGCAGGGCCGCGGCGCGGCAATCGTCTACGCGCCGACGCGGCGCGCGGCCGAGGAGGAAGGCGCGCGTCTTACGTCCGCGGGCTGGCGCGCCCGCGTCTATCACGCGGGGATGTCGCCTACCGCGCGAGAAGACGCGCAGCGCGCCTTCGCCGACGGCCGCGCCGAAGTCGTCGTCGCCACCAACGCCTTCGGGATGGGCATCGACCGGGCCGATGTGCGCGCCGTCATCCACCTGGGCCCGCCCGGCTCGATCGAGGCCTATTATCAAGAAGTCGGGCGGGCCGGGCGCGACGGCGCCGATGCGCTCGGGCTTCTGCTGATCTCCTCGCGGGACCTGCCGCTCCGCCGGGCGCTCATCGAGCGCGGGGCGGAAGGGGCCACTCCCGACCCCGCCGTGGTGGAGCACAAGTGGGGTCTCTTCCTCGAGCTGATCCGCTGGGCCGAGGGCGGCAGCTGTCGGCACGACGCGATCCTGCGATATTTCGGCGACGAGGCCGAGACGCTCCATGGCTGCGGCCGCTGCGATGTCTGCCGCGCTCTCGGCGATGACGCGCCAACGCAGGTCCCCGAGGCGGTGAGCCTCTTCGTGAGGAAGGCGCTCTCGGGCGTGGCCCGTGTCCACGGCCGTTTCGGCCTCCAGACGGTGGTGGCCCTGATCCACGGCGATCCGGACCCGCGGCTGGACCGGGCCGGCCTCGCGGCCACGCCGACCTTCGGCAACCTCCGCGAGCAACCGCGAGAGTGGCTCACGCGGCTCCTGCGCCGCTGCGTCACGGCTGGCTGGGTCAGCTTCGCCGGTGCCGACCGGCCCGTGGTCATTCTCACCGAAGAGGGGCGCGCGGTGATGAAGGGGGACCGGCCCGCGCGGCTGCTACTTCCCGCGGTCGCCGCTACGCCTGCCGTCGTTCAAGGTACGCGCGCGCCCCGACGTCCGGCGGCCCCCCGGGCGGCTGGCCCACGGGTGGCTGACATTGACGAGCTCGACGCCGCCGGGCAGGCGCTCTTCCAGGCGCTCCGCGCGTGGCGCTTGACCGTGGCGCGCGAGGCCTCCATCGCGCCCTTCATTGTCGCCTCAGACCGGACTCTCCGGGACATCGCGCGCCTGCGTCCGCGCACCCCCGACGAGCTGGCGATGGCGTACGGCATCGGCCGCCAGAAGGCCGAGCGCTACGGCCTGGCCGTCCTGCGCGTCGTGGCCGAGGTCGCCCGCACGTGA
- a CDS encoding putative 2-aminoethylphosphonate ABC transporter permease subunit translates to MSVRAPAAAEIPDSVVRHRLSGEDAIRWALVAVFAAVLYLFLLYPLGQVLWRSLLDNGGHFIGAANYIRYFSTPAIAASITNSFFVSAAAMVLTVALAFGYAYALTRTQMPAKGLFRVVAMLPLFAPSLVQAFALIYVFGNNGLITRTTGLNVGIYGAKGIILAEVFYCFPHALLILIAALAATDARLYDAARTLGAGPLKTFLTVTLPGVKYGLVSACFVVFTLAITDFGAPKAIGGKFSVMATEIYNQVSGQQNFTMGATVSVVLLVPAVLAFIVDRLVQRRQYALVTSSSKPLVPERRPLADGSLLAYCALIAGFISAIYLVILVSSLVHRWPYNFGLTLKHYDFDTAGGYRSLWNSIRVAALTAVAGTALAFVGGYVVEKCRTAASGPLYLLSVLPVSVPGMVLGLAYIFTFNAPGSPLNALYGTLAILIISNVVHYFTVGFLTATTALKQMDAEFENVGASLGVPFYRTFWRVTVPIALPSIVAISMYFFLNAMVTLSAVVFIIAPGTELAAVAVLLMDDAGDTAQAAAMSVLIIATGLAVRSVYWLAMRGITARTQAWARGVASEGEKSG, encoded by the coding sequence GTGAGCGTCCGCGCCCCGGCTGCCGCGGAGATCCCGGACAGCGTCGTCCGCCACCGGCTGAGCGGGGAGGACGCCATCCGGTGGGCGCTCGTCGCGGTCTTCGCCGCCGTGCTCTACCTCTTTCTGCTCTACCCGCTCGGGCAGGTGCTCTGGCGGAGCCTGCTCGACAACGGCGGGCACTTCATCGGCGCCGCGAACTACATCCGGTACTTCTCGACGCCGGCCATCGCCGCCTCGATCACGAACAGCTTCTTCGTGTCGGCCGCCGCCATGGTGCTGACGGTGGCGCTGGCCTTCGGTTACGCCTACGCGCTGACGCGGACGCAGATGCCCGCGAAAGGTCTCTTCCGCGTCGTCGCCATGCTGCCGCTCTTCGCGCCGTCCCTCGTCCAGGCCTTCGCGCTCATCTATGTCTTCGGCAACAACGGCCTCATCACGCGCACGACGGGACTGAACGTCGGCATCTACGGCGCCAAGGGGATTATCCTCGCCGAGGTCTTCTACTGCTTCCCTCACGCGTTGCTCATCCTTATAGCGGCCCTCGCCGCGACCGACGCGCGCCTCTACGACGCGGCGCGGACGCTGGGCGCCGGGCCGCTCAAGACGTTCCTGACGGTGACGCTGCCCGGGGTCAAGTACGGTCTCGTGAGCGCCTGTTTTGTCGTCTTCACGCTCGCCATCACGGACTTCGGCGCGCCCAAGGCCATCGGCGGGAAGTTCTCGGTGATGGCGACCGAGATCTACAACCAGGTCTCCGGCCAGCAGAACTTCACCATGGGCGCGACCGTGTCCGTCGTGCTGCTGGTGCCGGCCGTGCTGGCTTTTATCGTGGACCGCCTCGTCCAGCGGCGCCAATACGCGCTGGTGACATCGTCTTCGAAGCCGCTCGTGCCCGAGCGGCGCCCGCTGGCGGACGGGAGCCTGCTGGCCTACTGCGCCCTCATCGCCGGCTTCATCTCGGCGATCTACCTGGTCATCCTGGTCTCCTCGCTGGTGCATCGCTGGCCGTATAACTTCGGGCTGACGCTCAAGCACTACGACTTCGACACGGCGGGCGGCTACCGCTCGCTCTGGAACAGCATCCGCGTGGCGGCGCTGACGGCCGTGGCCGGCACCGCGCTGGCCTTCGTCGGCGGCTACGTCGTCGAGAAGTGCCGCACGGCGGCCAGCGGCCCCCTCTACCTCCTCTCCGTCCTGCCCGTCTCGGTGCCGGGCATGGTTCTGGGCCTGGCCTACATCTTTACCTTCAACGCGCCCGGCAGCCCGCTCAACGCGCTGTACGGCACGCTGGCCATCCTGATCATCTCGAACGTCGTGCACTACTTCACCGTCGGCTTCCTCACGGCCACCACGGCGCTGAAACAGATGGACGCCGAGTTCGAGAACGTCGGCGCCTCGCTGGGGGTGCCCTTCTACCGGACCTTCTGGCGGGTGACCGTGCCGATCGCGCTGCCCTCGATCGTGGCCATCAGCATGTACTTCTTCCTGAACGCGATGGTGACGCTCTCGGCCGTGGTGTTCATCATCGCGCCCGGCACGGAGCTGGCGGCCGTCGCCGTGCTGCTCATGGACGACGCGGGCGACACCGCGCAGGCCGCCGCTATGTCGGTGCTGATCATCGCCACCGGCCTCGCCGTGCGGAGCGTGTACTGGCTCGCCATGCGCGGCATCACGGCGCGCACGCAGGCGTGGGCCCGGGGCGTCGCCTCCGAAGGAGAAAAGTCCGGATGA
- a CDS encoding putative 2-aminoethylphosphonate ABC transporter ATP-binding protein, which produces MSASALAPAPAAVALEGIAKKFGAYVALRDITLSVSAGEFVCFLGPSGCGKTTLLRIIAGLERQNAGTVRMSGRDVSALPPALRNYGIVFQSYALFPNLTVGRNVAYGLETRRTGAAAIARRVDELLALVGLTRHKDKYPAQLSGGEQQRVALARALAPSPALLLLDEPLSALDARVRQSLRHEIRGLQRRLGVTTVMVTHDQEEALTMADRIVVMNAGQVEQVGGPTEVYQRPRTPFVARFVGQMNFLSAVAAERSGWARVGAVELRHQPGFEAVPGGALTLAIRPEEITVGPAALHGDNRLTARITAVQFLGAFTRLGLTPVVEGGGDGRPSLECDVAATAFAELGVGEGADLPIALAPGALRAFPASGPAA; this is translated from the coding sequence GTGAGCGCGTCAGCTCTGGCACCGGCTCCGGCCGCCGTCGCCCTCGAGGGCATCGCTAAGAAATTCGGCGCCTACGTCGCACTGCGCGACATCACGCTGTCCGTCAGCGCCGGCGAGTTCGTCTGCTTCCTCGGCCCCTCCGGCTGCGGCAAGACCACGCTGCTCCGGATCATCGCGGGGCTCGAGCGCCAGAACGCGGGCACCGTGCGGATGTCCGGCCGCGACGTGTCGGCCCTGCCGCCGGCCCTTCGCAACTACGGCATCGTCTTCCAGTCCTACGCGCTCTTCCCCAACCTGACGGTCGGACGGAACGTCGCCTACGGTCTCGAGACCCGGCGCACGGGCGCTGCCGCCATCGCGCGCCGGGTGGACGAGCTGCTGGCGCTGGTGGGCCTCACTCGCCACAAGGACAAGTACCCGGCGCAGCTGTCGGGCGGCGAGCAGCAGCGCGTCGCGCTCGCCCGCGCGCTCGCGCCCTCGCCGGCCCTGCTCCTCCTGGACGAGCCGCTCTCGGCGCTCGACGCGCGGGTGCGCCAGTCCCTGCGCCACGAGATCCGCGGGCTCCAGCGGCGGCTCGGCGTCACGACCGTCATGGTCACTCACGACCAGGAAGAAGCCCTCACCATGGCCGACCGCATCGTCGTCATGAACGCCGGGCAGGTCGAGCAGGTGGGCGGGCCGACCGAGGTGTACCAGCGGCCCCGGACGCCCTTCGTCGCGCGCTTTGTCGGCCAGATGAACTTCCTCTCCGCCGTCGCCGCCGAGCGCAGCGGGTGGGCGCGTGTCGGCGCGGTCGAGCTCCGCCACCAGCCGGGCTTCGAGGCGGTTCCAGGTGGCGCGCTGACGCTCGCGATCAGGCCCGAGGAGATCACGGTCGGTCCCGCGGCGCTGCACGGCGACAATCGCCTCACGGCCCGCATCACGGCGGTCCAATTCCTGGGCGCCTTCACGCGCCTGGGGCTGACACCAGTAGTGGAAGGAGGCGGCGACGGCCGGCCGTCGCTCGAGTGCGACGTGGCGGCGACGGCCTTCGCCGAGCTCGGCGTGGGCGAGGGCGCCGACCTGCCGATCGCGCTCGCGCCGGGGGCTCTCCGCGCCTTTCCCGCCTCGGGCCCCGCGGCGTGA
- a CDS encoding HAD family hydrolase has product MSYRLLVCDLDGTLLDRPPDLDEALVAGLRRAMERGLIVSIATGRMPPGVDRYRDELGITAPMIFYNGALVRDHEAGRDLMALTLPRGILWQAHDVFAHAPVDPLFYRDDRLYCLAESFQVRAYSEQQAVPLEVIDAPGDFLRLGGFVKSLLIGHPQSLPTVRADVEAVVGDAARLVMTRRDYLEMIPPAASKGAALRFLASHLGVPLEQVIAVGDQENDLEMIRAAGLGVAMPLAPETVRGAAGRVAPPDEQGGLLALFTEILPEYFA; this is encoded by the coding sequence GTGTCCTATCGCCTCCTCGTCTGCGACCTCGACGGAACCTTGCTGGATCGCCCGCCGGACCTCGACGAAGCGCTGGTGGCGGGGCTCCGGCGCGCCATGGAGCGGGGGCTCATCGTGTCCATCGCCACCGGCCGCATGCCGCCCGGCGTGGACCGCTACCGCGACGAGCTCGGTATCACGGCGCCCATGATCTTCTACAACGGAGCGCTGGTGCGTGACCACGAGGCCGGGCGGGACCTGATGGCGCTGACCCTGCCGCGGGGGATCCTCTGGCAAGCCCACGACGTGTTCGCCCACGCCCCCGTGGACCCGCTCTTCTACCGCGACGACCGCCTGTACTGTCTCGCTGAGAGTTTCCAGGTCCGCGCGTACTCCGAGCAGCAGGCCGTGCCTCTCGAGGTCATCGACGCGCCAGGCGATTTTCTGCGCTTGGGCGGCTTCGTCAAAAGCCTCCTCATCGGACACCCCCAGAGCCTGCCGACGGTCAGGGCGGACGTCGAGGCCGTCGTGGGCGATGCCGCGCGGCTCGTCATGACCCGGCGCGACTATCTCGAGATGATCCCGCCCGCCGCCTCGAAGGGCGCCGCGCTCCGCTTTCTGGCCTCGCATCTGGGCGTGCCGCTCGAGCAGGTCATCGCGGTCGGCGACCAGGAGAACGACCTCGAGATGATCCGCGCGGCAGGGCTCGGCGTCGCCATGCCCCTGGCGCCTGAGACGGTGCGGGGCGCGGCAGGGCGCGTGGCGCCGCCCGATGAGCAGGGCGGTCTCCTCGCGCTCTTCACCGAGATCCTGCCCGAGTACTTCGCGTGA
- a CDS encoding SDR family NAD(P)-dependent oxidoreductase — protein sequence MNALSKTALVTGAARGIGLAIASRLAADGARVALLDLDGAAADAAAKKVGGGAIALAADVTKASEVDAAVSRVVQEWGRLDILVNNAGITGRSFPIWELSDEDWHRVIDADLTSVFLCCRAAVKVMLRQGSGRIINIASIAGKEGNSTLVPYSAAKAGVIGLTKALAKEVCTRGILVHAIASAVIGTELLQQMEKSTVDLLVSKIPMGRVGRPEEVAALAAWLASDDCSFTTGAVHDLSGGRATY from the coding sequence ATGAATGCGCTCTCGAAGACCGCGCTTGTCACCGGCGCTGCCCGCGGGATCGGGCTCGCCATCGCCTCCCGACTCGCGGCCGACGGCGCCCGCGTCGCCCTGCTCGACCTCGACGGCGCGGCCGCGGACGCGGCGGCGAAGAAGGTCGGAGGAGGCGCCATCGCCCTCGCCGCCGACGTGACTAAAGCATCTGAGGTGGACGCCGCCGTGAGCCGGGTCGTCCAGGAGTGGGGCAGGCTCGACATCCTCGTGAACAACGCCGGGATCACCGGGCGGTCGTTCCCGATCTGGGAGCTGTCCGACGAGGACTGGCACCGCGTGATCGACGCGGACCTGACGAGCGTCTTCCTCTGCTGCCGGGCGGCGGTCAAGGTCATGCTCCGGCAGGGGAGCGGGCGCATCATTAATATCGCCTCCATCGCGGGCAAGGAGGGCAACTCGACCCTCGTGCCCTACTCGGCCGCCAAGGCCGGGGTGATCGGCTTGACCAAGGCGCTCGCCAAGGAGGTGTGCACGCGGGGGATCCTCGTGCACGCCATCGCCTCGGCGGTCATCGGCACCGAGCTGCTCCAGCAGATGGAGAAGAGCACGGTGGACCTGCTGGTCTCGAAGATCCCGATGGGACGGGTAGGCCGGCCCGAGGAGGTGGCGGCCCTCGCGGCGTGGCTCGCCTCCGACGACTGCTCGTTCACCACGGGCGCGGTGCACGATCTGTCGGGCGGCCGGGCTACGTACTAA